The genomic stretch CGATGGCTGCTTATCCGGAAATCAAGGCCCAGTGGTCCACTAATGAAAAAGTGGCCATGGAAGTGGGAATTGGGGCTTCCATTGGCGGGGCCAGGGCCTTAGTGGCTATGAAGCATGTCGGTGTCAATGTGGCCGCCGACC from Clostridia bacterium encodes the following:
- a CDS encoding indolepyruvate ferredoxin oxidoreductase subunit alpha — translated: MKALLTGNQAIARGAYEAGVTVASAYPGTPSTEIIETMAAYPEIKAQWSTNEKVAMEVGIGASIGGARALVAMKHVGVNVAAD